In the Mytilus trossulus isolate FHL-02 chromosome 1, PNRI_Mtr1.1.1.hap1, whole genome shotgun sequence genome, one interval contains:
- the LOC134704633 gene encoding 3-[(3aS,4S,7aS)-7a-methyl-1,5-dioxo-octahydro-1H-inden-4-yl]propanoyl:CoA ligase-like, with protein MEQSNEKQSYAFTPETCDFQYQALPNILRDNAKIFPDREAVVFLSTTGERTSIKYQELYDQAKFFAKGLLETGIKRNDVVAISNKNCVEWVISSLGVQMAGGMPLHFFFKRLDGSDLLETLHGIQKCTTLIIDPGDQDKNVDICRKFACNFQPEVSSSISSKVLVDLYQVLLLQPSHNGITCPSVANIIEKGRIALITLPLISPDDIAAIFLTSGSTGIPKAVPQTHLSLVRSLYGFGKHMELDPGARYYNDRPFSWTGGYPGVNIVHKTTRITASDVMALKTIDDINRFTAKALEAENCTAALIITPCLHDMMHTKLPPCKQWPLKVIATGGLPVESSCTKAAGVIADKVVVMYGTTEFGLGSAMQVSNPNDFEDYAIGYPTPGVELKIVDDDGNIVPKGTSGEIYFRSRDRFQGYLNNKEKSALCLDKAGWYKTDDIGVMRENGIFIVNGRKSDMMIIGGLLVTPLCVENIIKKHPNVIDAYVYPVHDDKMFQRIYAAVVVQPEGTLSDEAIRNYIVQQQSGNLDSFLEKRYIPEHFFFYKELPHTHNGKLDRKTTALMIELSTKAEGSTSN; from the coding sequence ATGGAGCAGAGCAACGAAAAGCAGAGTTATGCATTCACACCAGAAACTTGTGATTTTCAATATCAAGCTCTTCCTAATATTCTGAGAGATAATGCCAAAATATTTCCAGATCGTGAGGCTGTTGTTTTCCTATCAACAACCGGTGAAAGAACTTCCATTAAATATCAAGAACTTTATGATCAAGCTAAATTCTTTGCCAAAGGACTTTTGGAGACGGGAATAAAAAGAAACGATGTTGTCGCAATTTCGAACAAAAACTGTGTAGAATGGGTTATCAGTTCACTTGGAGTACAAATGGCAGGTGGCATGCcattacatttcttttttaagcGTCTGGACGGATCTGATTTACTGGAGACACTTCATGGAATTCAAAAATGTACGACATTAATTATCGACCCAGGTGATCAGGACAAAAATGTTGACATATGCAGAAAATTTGCATGTAATTTCCAACCAGAAGTAAGCAGTTCCATATCAAGTAAGGTTTTGGTGGATTTATACCAGGTCTTGCTGCTGCAACCTTCTCACAACGGAATAACATGTCCTTCTGTTGCAAACATAATAGAAAAGGGGAGAATTGCATTGATCACTCTTCCTTTGATATCACCAGATGACATTGCAGCAATTTTTCTTACTTCTGGTAGTACTGGAATCCCAAAGGCAGTTCCTCAAACACATCTTTCATTGGTACGAAGTTTGTATGGTTTTGGAAAACACATGGAGCTTGACCCTGGCGCAAGATATTACAACGATCGCCCCTTTAGCTGGACAGGTGGCTATCCTGGCGTAAACATAGTTCACAAGACCACGCGAATTACTGCAAGTGATGTAATGGCCTTAAAAACGATTGACGATATTAACAGATTCACTGCAAAAGCGCTTGAAGCAGAAAATTGCACAGCGGCGCTAATTATTACCCCTTGTTTACATGATATGATGCATACCAAATTACCACCATGTAAGCAATGGCCGTTAAAAGTGATTGCTACAGGAGGTTTGCCAGTTGAATCATCATGTACAAAGGCAGCAGGAGTTATTGCTGACAAGGTTGTTGTGATGTATGGAACAACTGAATTTGGACTTGGCTCCGCCATGCAAGTTTCTAATCCAAACGATTTTGAAGATTACGCAATTGGATATCCAACTCCAGGGGTTGAACTGAAAATAGTAGATGATGATGGAAACATCGTACCAAAGGGAACTTCCGGAGAAATATACTTCCGCAGCAGAGATCGTTTTCAAGGTTACTTGAATAATAAGGAAAAAAGTGCCTTATGTTTGGATAAAGCCGGGTGGTATAAAACTGATGACATTGGAGTAATGAGAGAAAATGGTATCTTTATTGTCAACGGGCGCAAATCCGATATGATGATTATTGGTGGGCTTCTAGTAACCCCTTTGTGTGttgaaaacatcattaaaaagCACCCTAATGTCATTGACGCTTATGTCTATCCAGTCCATGATGACAAAATGTTCCAACGTATATATGCAGCCGTTGTTGTTCAACCAGAAGGGACACTAAGTGATGAAGCTATAAGAAATTATATTGTGCAACAGCAATCTGGAAACCTAGATTCATTTCTGGAAAAACGTTATATTCCAGAACACTTCTTCTTTTACAAAGAATTACCACACACCCACAACGGAAAGTTAGACCGAAAAACTACTGCTTTGATGATAGAATTGTCAACTAAAGCTGAAGGGAGCACTTCAAACTGA